In the Pongo abelii isolate AG06213 chromosome 18, NHGRI_mPonAbe1-v2.0_pri, whole genome shotgun sequence genome, ctcctctcctgctGATGGGCTGAGAGAGCCCCCCAGGCCCTATGTCCCTTCTCAGAAGAGCTCGGCCCCCCAGTGCCTGGGTCAGGgatgggctgggggctggggcccAGGGGAGCCAGGGCCTGACATCCTACAAGGGTCCAAGGGCTGAAATGGGGCTGGGGTCCCTGGATCTAGGGGATGAGGGCCCAGAATGAGGATGGGGTCTGCGGTTCAGTGGAGCAAGGACCAGGAATGGGGTTGCGATTTGTAGTCCGGGTGTCTGGCGTCAGACAGCACCCTCCTGTACAGGGCACATCTATACTGCAGGGTTAGGGACAGGATTTACTGCCACCAACGGAAGTATTGATTCCAAGTCTCAGACACCACCTCCAGGCTGGGCCTCCCTCGGCGGGAGATGAGGCTCTCTGGGAAGTCCTTGGTGCTCACCTCCCTGGCTGCTTGGGGCCCCAGGGCTCCTGCCTAGGGATGTTTTGGGGCTGCAGAAGGACCCTCAGTCCATTATCAGACGAGAAGTGCGTAGAGCAAATGCATGCTGTTggcgccccccacccccacactgaGAGTGGAGACGGATAGGCCCAGCTGGAAGCTTGGGGACCcgctcccagcctggagtgacgGACGCTGAGCAGGAGCACAGCTGTTCCCGACACATCCGTGATCTGGGTGTGCACCTGTCGCTGGGGAGAGAGCAGCGCTGGTCTCCACGCTTTCGGCTAAGCATCGCCTGCTCCCTGAATCCTTTCCACATGGGAGCAGCCTGGGCAGGGGTCCCCAGCGGTCAGTAGCTACTCCCGCCAGCGCGGGTTCACAGATCAGGAGGCTCCCTGTGTGTCGGgagtgggaggtggagatggggagGGCTGGGCTGGAAATGCTCATCCTCCGTGGAGGTCGGGGGCATCAGGAGGACCAGGAGGATGTCTGGGCTGCAGGCAGAAGTGAGCTGTAGCGGGGCCGGCTCTGGCCACAGAGGCCCAGAAAGCACTGCTCCTGCAGGGTGCCAAGAAAGACTCACTGAGTGGTTTTCCACTGCCCTGTGAGCGCCAGGAAGCTTAAGGCACAGACAAGGCCAGTTCTCAGGCAGACGCCACCCTGGCCAACAGGCCAGTCTTGACCCAAACCGGAACTCGTGCCCCAGCTGGCACTGTCAGCACCCCAGACAGTGAAGTACAGGGAGCTGCAACCCAGCCCAGAGCTCCAAGTGTGCATGGCCAAGAAGCTGACTCCCGAAGGGGGTCTTGAGAGGGGTCCTGCGAACCCCTCCTCTCCCCTGGAGACCCATCCGGGGGCAGggcctttcccagcctctgctcACAGCCTGCGCGGCCCAGCCTGTAGTTACTCTGTCTCTGCCAGACCAGCCGTCATTAAAAGCACCAATTAATCTCCCAGGCCGTGCCGGGACGCTGCCAACTGCCCCACGGGTGCTCGGGATGCAGGGGCTGGGAGGCCTGGGCCAGGGCTGTGCACACACCGGCTGCCAGCGGGTTCACGCCCGCCGGGCCCTCCCTGTGCTTCTTAGAGGCCGCACAAAAGATGGGCTGCCTGCCGCAGGAGGAGGGCCGGATTGGGGGTGGACAGTGGGGGACAGGGGCCTCTCCAGGGTGGCATTTCCCTGGGCAGCCCTGCTTCCTCCTCGCACCCTGGgcccaacacacaccacacacacacacatatacacacacacaccacacacccacaccctgcacacatacaccacacaccatacacacacaccacacatacatcatacacacgcacacacacaccacacaccatacacacacaccacacatacatcatacacatgcacacacacaccacacaccatacacaccctgcacacatacaccacacatcaCATACACCAGACGCACCCCATACACAAATCGTACACAtgcacaccatacacacacaccatacacacaccacacgccatacacacacaccccacatacaccACATGCAtcatacacatgcacaccacacacacaccacataccacacaccacacacacacaccctgcacacatataccacacacatcacatacaccaGACGCACCCCATACATAAATCATACACatgcacatcacacacaccacacaccctgcacacatacaccacacacatcacacaccacacccacaccacataccacacacaccacacacacaccctgcacacatacaccacacacacatacacacccacaccacataccacacacaccacaccatacacacaccacaccacacacatacatcatacacatgcacacacacacacaccatacaccacacacatcatATTCATGCACATCATACACCACACGCACTCtatacacacatcacatacatacacaccacacacacatacaccacacacaccacacaccatacaCGCACCACACTATACATGCACCACACACACTATACACGCACCACACACGCCATAAACACGCCCCATACATACACCccatacacataccacacattACATGccatacacacataccacacacctaTATCttcacacatacaccacacacacacacgaacacacacgcCTCTGGGGTCGCCATCCCTAGGAGCCACGGGTAGGGTGGGGTGGTCTCTCATCTGGAAGCTTCCCGCAGGCCATCCCTGCACCATCTCATGGGCAGCAGAGCCTGTCCACCCACATTCTTCTCTGCAGCTGTCCTTGGCGCCCAGGCCAGGGCACGTGGAGCTACAAATGTCATCTACACCAGCTCTCCACGCCCGACACTCATGGCCCAGGGGACAGCCCTGGTCCAGGTTCCCCCATCAGGTTATACTTGAAATGTATACTCCCCCTGAAACTGCAAGGCCCACTAGCAGGCGGTGAGGTCACGGTGGGTGGGGCCATGCAGATACGGCAGAGCCGGCCCCAGCTgaagggtgggggcagggatgggAGACAGGGGAGGAGAGTGTGCAGGTCCCCCCTGGATGAGGACATGGGCCCATCAGGTGGACTCAGAGGTGGCTCCGATGGCTGCCCCTCCACTCTCCACCCCCAGGTCCCTCTCTTGTCATCAGACACTGTTCTAGCTTCCCCAGGGAACACGCTGGCCTCTCCCTGCAGGAGGTCAGAAGCTTCAGGGCTCAGATTAAATGACACCAAAGATGCTTTCCCAGACCATCCTTCCTGAAGTCCCTGCCTCTGAGAGGTGCTTTTGGAGTTACCTGCTGCCCGCCTCCCTCCACAAGGCTAGCGTCTGCTGGGCAGGGGCTGTGAGGATGGTCCGGCTCTGTCCTGTGTgggaaagtgcctggcacacagcaagtgcttaATTAATACCTGGTGACACTCAAACCATCCTGACACCTCCCTCTCTGAAAGCCCCATGCCGGCGTCCTCTCAGGCCTAGTGGCTCGCACCCGCGGAGAACAAGGTCATTTTCCTGGGGACTTCGAGGTGGACCAGAGATGACTCTGGAAGTGGGCTTCTGGGCACCACCCTGCATGGGGATCCTCACCCACATACCGCCCTCCCAGGAGTGCACCAACATGTCCTCAGCTGGCTGGCCTAGGCCCCCACCACCCCGCCGCAGAgactccccacctccccacccttccCGTGGCAGCCTACACACCCGGCACCTCTCCTGGTGGTCACTGCAACCTGGGGAAAGGAGCAGGTGCTggtggagcctgaggcagggtcTCGGTTGCACAGACCACCGTGCCTCAGAGTCAGGGCCTGGACGCCACCCCCCAACCTCAGTCTCCCTTCCTCCAGGGGTGTTGGAGTCCCCCACCTGTGTCCCagggacttgaagcttccttggtGGGTGGGGAGCCAGGAAGAGGCCACCCTGCCTGCTCGCAGACCTAATGcaactttgcttttctttggCAAAGAGGAGCTCTCCATGGAGGTCCTCACCCGGATGGCACCATGAGCCCGAGTGGGCGATGTCTGCTCTCCCAGGGGCAGGGGGTGGAAGGTGGCACAGTTCGGGCCGGGCCCCCACCCTCACTGCTtccactgaaacctccacttctGCCTGCCTGCATCCCAGGCCTAACAGATGAGTTCCGTGGGCGCCCCAGGCGATGCTCTGAGGGCCACGGAAAGATGCGGGCACTCGAGCAGAGGGCAGGGCCTCCAAGGGGAAGGAACACTGCAGACGGAGGTGTGGGTCTTCCCAGGCAGGTACTAGAGCCAAGCAAGATGGTGGAGCGGGGAAGAGAGGGCAGGCCAGGTTGGCAGCCAGCTCCCCACCTACGATGCGTGGAGCCTCCCAGCGCGCAGTCCGTCTCCCCACCGCTGCTTCCTCTGACCTGGCCGAGGGGTCTGCCCCCTTGCAGAGATGACACCCGCCCTCCCGGCAGGTGGCACGGCCTTTGCTCTTCAGCCCGGAGGCCAATGCTTCCTCCAAAGGCCCTGGCCCCCTCAGCTCCGGGCAAATGCAAATCAGCAGGGGCCCCGGGGTCTGCGGACGGGGGCGGGCGGCCGCTGGGGGCACCAGCTCTCCGCCGGGCCAGAATAGGGGGTAGGAGGCGCGTCCTGCCCGGTCGGCGGCGGCCCCAGGTGGGTGCGGTGCGCTGGCAGGAAGCGGCAGCACGACCCCCAACTTTGCATCTGGATTTTTCTGGTAACGGACCAGCTCCTTCTGCCGGCCCGGCCGGGGAGACCGCGTGGCTCAGGGGCTGCGGCGGCCACTGGCCCGTGCGTGGGGACGTTGAAGGCACTGGCGCGGTAGGTCACCCGGGTTTCGCGGGCCGCAAGCTCGGAGACGCGCGTGTCCCGCGTTGGCTGCCTGACCTGGAATGGCGCGGCCCCTTTGCCTCCAGCGCGCTAGTTGAAAGGATCCGAGCCACCCTCGGGGACAGCCGGGCCGAGGCCACCTCGCGGGGGCGGCCTTGGGCGGGGACCCGGACCCGCGGTTGGGCGTTCGCCTCGGCGCGGGGGGTAATGTCCCCTCTCCGACCCCGCGGTCCCCACCAGGGCAGCACACCCCGCCCTCTCCCCGCCTCCGCAGGCGCCCAGAGCTCACAGGCTCGGAGCGGCCTCCGCCTCTGCCGGACCACCCAGGGCCGCCCCGCCGGAGGGGCCTCCCCGCCCCCGAGCCCTGGGTCACGCCCGGAAGGCCCGGGGCCCCCGCGTCCGGCCACGCCATCCGCCCGGCGGCCCCAGGGACTCAGCGCCGGGGTCAGCGCAGGCCCCACCCAGCGCTCCCGCCCCCTCCAGCTGCCCGGCCCCCGGGACCGCGCCCCCGCCCGCGCTCTCCACGCTCCCACCCGTATGGGGAGGGCGGCCCGGGTCCCCCAGCTCCGAGCCGCGGCCCCTTGGCGCGCGTTACCTGGACGTGCGCTGCCCGCAGACTCTGGACGAGCTGGGCCTGGGCGCTGCGCGGCGGAACCGACCCTGTCCTGGACCGCAGGCAGCAGCTGACCCCGCGCCACCGGCCTGCGGGCGAGACCTCGGGCGCGAGAGGGGCTGTGTAagagagtgagagtctgtctctgtgtgtgtgtgtgtgtgtgtgtgtgtgtgtgtgtgtgtgtgtgtgtatgtatcggGGGAGGGGCCCGAGGACCCGCTTCCTAGCTGAGCGTCAGGAACGGGGGCGGACTCCCAGGAGCCGCGCGGCGCCCGCAGAGGAGAGGAAGCGCCGGAGACCCCCCTGCGCCCACCCGGCCTCCTTGCCCCGCTTCCCTTCCCGGGGCTCCGGAGAGGGGAGCTCCAGGCGTGGGGCGCCGGGCCCACGTGGTGCGGCGCCGGGTGGGGCAGGCGGGGGCGCGGCGAGAGCTGCGGAGCTTTCTTTatgggtgggggggcgggggcggccggGCTCCGCCTCCGGGGGATCGGGGCGCGCTCCGCCAATGGGTAGCCGGGCGCGGGGCGGGGCCGCGGGGCTGCCGCTTAAAGAAACTTGTTGCGGGTCCCGGAGCGGGAACCGAGcctcggcggcggcggcggcggcggcggcggcggcggcggcaggggCGAGGGTCGGGTCCACCGCGCGGCGACCTCGGGTCCCGGAGCGGCCGCAGGGCAGCCCCGGGCGCCGGCCCCAGTGCGCGTCTCCTGTGTGCGCCCCTCCGCGCGCGGCCCCGATGCTGGACATGAGCGAGGCCCGCTCCCAGCCGCCCTGCAGCCCGTCCGGCACCGCCAGCTCCATGTCGCACGTGGAGGACTCGGACTCGGACGCGCCGCCGTCTCCGGCCGGCTCCGAGGGCCTGGGCCGCGCGGGGGGCGCGGTGGGGGGCGCCCGGGGCGACCCAGCGGAGGCGGCGGACGAGCGCTTCCCGGCCTGCATCCGCGACGCCGTGTCGCAGGTGCTCAAGGGCTACGACTGGAGCCTGGTGCCTATGCCGgtgcgcggcggcggcggcggcgcgctCAAAGCGAAGCCGCACGTGAAGCGGCCCATGAACGCGTTCATGGTGTGGGCGCAGGCGGCGCGCCGCAAGCTGGCGGACCAGTACCCGCACCTGCACAACGCCGAGCTCAGCAAGACGCTGGGCAAGCTGTGGCGGTGAGTGCCGGCGCACCGGGGGCGGGGTTCGGGACCTTGGCCGCCCCTGGTCTCGGACTGCGAGCGGGGGCCTGGAGGACGCAGAGCTCGCGGAGGTGGCGGCCACACGCAGGCTCCGGGCTCTGCACCCCGGGCGGGTGTCAGGGCGGGTCCCCGTGGAAAAACACCCTCTGGCCAGCCGGTGTTCGGCGCCAGGTATGGGAGTCGGGATCCGCGGAGGGCAGTGCCTGGGGTGTGCACCCTCGTGGCGGGTGCGCTGTGGAGCCAGTTCTCCTGGCGGGGAACACCGACGTGCTCTCCAGCCGCTGCGAGTGGCCCCAGCCCCGGGAGGCCCGCCCGGCACGAGAGCAAGTTGCATGCGGCTCTCTGGAGGTGCTCCCTCCTTAGAAAGCGCTCAGCTCTTCCGGCTCCTGGACCACCCATGGGGAGGGAGTGGGGCAGGCGGATGGGTGGGCAGCAGGTTTGCCTGCGAGTACCCTCCCCGCAGTTTCTCCCTCTTCTGGCTACCCTCGGCTCGAAGCAGGGAGGGCAGGAGTGGAGATGACGGGGTGCGCCGTGTGCACGCCTTGGCGTGGTGGGGCCGGTCAATTTTCCAGAAATTAGGACTGCAGAGTGAAGAACTTGTTGCTCAGGACAGGCCGCCCCCACCGAGTGTCCTTTGCTTGGGTTTAAAATGGTTCTCTTGGTTTGGGGCTCTGGTTCCCGTATCCTGCTCCTCACCTGGAAGAAGGGAGCTTGGAGCTTGCGTATTTGCACTTCCTGCCTTCTGTCTGGATGTAGGGCGCAGCCACGGGGCGCTGTGGACTGCAGGCCCCTGCTCCCCCAAGTCTTGCCGCACAGGCGGTTGGAGGTGAGCCTCGGGAAGAGTCCCAGGGAATGTGTCCTGAGGCTCAGTGAGGACGGGCGCCTGGGCCCTGCCAGGGCTTCTGGGTGTCTGGGAATGGAGGGACAGCAGCCCAGCTGCCCGCCGAAGGCCGGCACCGTTCCCGGGAAGCCTCGCTTTTGTCCACCGCCGGCTGGGTCCTGCCCGCCTCCCCCGCCTCCCTTAGAAAGCCCAGAGGGAGGGAACAGCAGGCCCGGAATGGGGGGAAGCAGAAAGAGGAAGATGGGAGGCGTGGAGCTTGTTCTTCTTTGGCTGTCGTAAGCATACCAACCTCCCCAAACAGGCGCCGGCCGGTTCTCCCAGAGGAGTGTACTGCCTGGTGCCACGGGAGGCTCCGGAGCGCACGGCAGGCGGGTTTCCCTGGTCAGAGCCTCCTGGCCCCGGCCTCTGCTGCCGGTTCCctctgtggtgtgtgcctgcGCCGAGGGCACAGTGGGCGCCCTGGCCATC is a window encoding:
- the LOC112129361 gene encoding uncharacterized protein LOC112129361, whose protein sequence is MAWPDAGAPGLPGVTQGSGAGRPLRRGGPGWSGRGGGRSEPVSSGRLRRRGEGGVCCPATRSPRPGRQKELVRYQKNPDAKLGVVLPLPASAPHPPGAAADRAGRASYPLFWPGGELVPPAAARPRPQTPGPLLICICPELRGPGPLEEALASGLKSKGRATCREGGCHLCKGADPSARSEEAAVGRRTARWEAPRIVGGELAANLACPLFPAPPSCLALVPAWEDPHLRLQCSFPLEALPSARVPASFRGPQSIAWGAHGTHLLGLGCRQAEVEVSVEAVRVGARPELCHLPPPAPGRADIAHSGSWCHPGEDLHGELLFAKEKQSCIRSASRQGGLFLAPHPPRKLQVPGTQALSHTGQSRTILTAPAQQTLALWREAGSRSSAFWASVARAGPATAHFCLQPRHPPGPPDAPDLHGG